The Henckelia pumila isolate YLH828 chromosome 2, ASM3356847v2, whole genome shotgun sequence genome includes a window with the following:
- the LOC140877708 gene encoding secreted RxLR effector protein 161-like — translation MSNCKPCDTPVAEGENLSREICPNIFEEIHEIFKVPYSSAVGSLMYAMMCTRPDICYVVGLVSRYQSNPGGRHWSAVKRILRYLKGTTDFLCYQGNDLTLMGYTDADWGGDLDERKSTSGYAFLLNGGCVSWRSKKQTCVSLSTMEAKFVACASAVQEGVWLRRFLDHLGIVSSPVGAVTVYLDNQSATDYTKDPKYHGKTKYINTKYNFIRDIIEKK, via the coding sequence ATGTCAAATTGCAAACCCTGTGATACCCCTGTGGCCGAAGGCGAGAACTTAAGTCGTGAAATATGCCCAAACATTTTTGAAGAAATCCATGAGATTTTCAAAGTTCCATATTCTAGTGCAGTTGGGAGTTTGATGTACGCAATGATGTGTACTCGTCCCGATATTTGTTATGTCGTGGGTCTGGTCAGCAGGTATCAATCTAATCCAGGAGGAAGACACTGGAGTGCGGTTAAAAGGATTCTGAGATACCTAAAAGGCACTACAGATTTCCTCTGTTACCAAGGAAATGATCTAACACTGATGGGATACACAGATGCTGACTGGGGTGGTGATTTAGATGAACGTAAATCCACATCTGGGTATGCATTCTTGTTAAATGGTGGATGTGTATCTTGGAGAAGCAAGAAACAAACCTGTGTATCTCTATCCACAATGGAAGCAAAATTTGTGGCGTGTGCTTCTGCAGTGCAAGAAGGTGTTTGGTTGAGAAGATTTCTGGATCATTTAGGTATAGTAAGTAGTCCAGTGGGAGCTGTAACAGTTTATTTAGATAATCAATCAGCAACTGATTACACAAAAGATCCTAAATATCATGGAAAAACCAAATACATCAATACAAAGTACAACTTCATCAGAGATATTATTGAAAAGAAGTAG